From the genome of Pukyongia salina, one region includes:
- a CDS encoding response regulator transcription factor: MKQQKHTVAIVDDHLLLAGSLEKLINSFEGFHVIYHASNGKELQQKLRANPTPPNVILLDINMPVMDGFETAEWLTQNHPDIRVLALSMEDDEKVILKMLQKGAKGYLLKDIHPDRLKIALEEVMDRGYYHSEKVAATLLHSIQPSNKSEEVPFKENELTFLQLACSEMTYKEIADVMSLSPKTIDGYRQELFNRLHIKNRVGLVIYALKNDLIKI, encoded by the coding sequence ATGAAGCAGCAAAAACACACTGTCGCCATTGTGGACGATCACCTTTTGCTCGCTGGTTCTCTTGAAAAACTCATTAATTCATTCGAGGGTTTTCACGTGATCTATCACGCCAGTAACGGTAAAGAACTTCAGCAAAAATTACGTGCTAACCCCACCCCACCCAATGTCATTCTCCTCGATATCAACATGCCGGTAATGGATGGTTTTGAAACGGCCGAATGGCTAACCCAAAATCACCCCGATATAAGAGTGCTGGCTCTGTCTATGGAAGACGATGAAAAAGTGATCCTTAAAATGCTTCAGAAAGGGGCAAAAGGATATTTACTTAAAGATATACATCCAGACCGACTAAAGATTGCCCTGGAAGAGGTGATGGATAGAGGATATTATCATTCGGAGAAAGTGGCGGCTACGTTACTACACTCTATTCAGCCATCAAACAAATCTGAAGAAGTTCCGTTCAAGGAGAACGAACTCACCTTCTTACAACTTGCGTGTTCCGAAATGACATACAAGGAAATCGCAGATGTAATGAGTTTAAGTCCGAAGACCATCGATGGCTACAGACAGGAGCTTTTTAACCGTTTGCATATAAAGAATAGGGTTGGGCTAGTGATCTACGCTCTTAAGAACGACCTCATAAAGATCTAA
- the pxpA gene encoding 5-oxoprolinase subunit PxpA, which produces MKDVIDINADMGEGTGLDEQIMPLISSCSIACGGHFGTEDTMRETVKLALQHKVKIGAHPSFPDRDNFGRKLLTLTKQELTEAIYFQLLQFLAICETENAELHHIKLHGALYNYAAKDAPTADAVVEAITSLGIRPNLYVLYGSVLHRKAENLLPLVFEAFIDRRYRDDGALLPRSETGAVLTSPQAAWEQLLVLVRDAMVISSSGKELSVVSETYCIHSDTPRSVEILEFIRENLRKEGIEVR; this is translated from the coding sequence ATGAAAGATGTAATAGACATTAATGCCGACATGGGCGAAGGTACTGGCCTGGACGAGCAGATCATGCCCTTAATTTCGTCTTGCAGCATAGCCTGTGGAGGGCATTTTGGGACCGAAGATACCATGCGTGAAACAGTTAAGTTAGCACTGCAGCATAAGGTAAAAATAGGCGCGCACCCTTCATTTCCAGACCGGGATAATTTTGGAAGAAAACTGCTAACCCTTACAAAGCAAGAACTAACAGAGGCTATTTATTTTCAGTTACTTCAATTTCTGGCCATTTGTGAGACAGAAAATGCCGAACTTCACCATATTAAGTTACACGGAGCTTTATACAATTATGCAGCCAAGGATGCGCCTACAGCCGATGCTGTGGTGGAAGCAATCACCAGTTTAGGTATTCGGCCTAACTTATACGTCCTGTATGGCTCCGTATTGCATCGAAAAGCCGAAAATTTACTCCCTTTGGTATTCGAAGCCTTTATTGATCGAAGATATAGAGATGACGGGGCACTCTTGCCAAGAAGCGAAACCGGGGCAGTACTTACATCTCCCCAGGCAGCCTGGGAACAACTTTTAGTATTGGTACGCGATGCAATGGTGATAAGTAGCTCGGGGAAGGAACTTTCGGTAGTTTCAGAAACTTATTGCATACATAGTGATACACCGCGATCTGTGGAGATTCTGGAATTTATAAGAGAAAATCTAAGAAAAGAAGGGATAGAAGTAAGATGA
- a CDS encoding Nramp family divalent metal transporter — MKRFFKNIGPGTLVAAAFIGPGTVTVCTLAGVKFGFTLLWAMVLSIVATIVLQEMAARLGIVYGKGLAATVKSEIKNPIVRSLAILLILTAILIGNAAYEAGNISGGVLGLGSILDSYYVSISGLELNALSLLIGVIAFVVLYFGNYKMIERFLIALVLLMSVSFLITAVLTRPDISEVIKRLFVPTFPEESWLTIIALVGTTVVPYNLFLHASLVREKWESTTHLKAARMDTYVSILLGGLVSLSIIVCAAAVPTSDISNAADLAIALEPLYGDYAVYLLSIGLFAAGITSAITAPLAAAYVARECFGWEANLRSVKFRAVWIVILLLGVIFSSLSFSPIEVIRVAQVANGLLLPIIAGFLLWIVNRKNVLGSFVNSKFQNILGVIILLASVFLGIMSLIKVYNSL; from the coding sequence TTGAAACGATTTTTTAAAAATATCGGACCCGGTACCTTAGTAGCCGCAGCGTTCATTGGCCCGGGTACCGTTACTGTCTGCACCCTGGCAGGTGTGAAATTCGGGTTCACCTTATTATGGGCGATGGTCCTTTCTATAGTAGCAACTATAGTTTTACAGGAGATGGCAGCTCGCCTCGGGATAGTATACGGCAAGGGCTTGGCAGCGACCGTCAAATCTGAAATAAAAAATCCTATCGTTAGATCTCTCGCTATCCTGCTTATCCTTACAGCAATATTAATAGGAAATGCCGCTTATGAGGCCGGCAATATAAGTGGTGGGGTTCTGGGTCTGGGATCCATTTTAGATAGCTACTATGTTTCCATTTCGGGTTTAGAACTAAATGCATTAAGCCTTCTTATAGGCGTAATCGCATTTGTAGTGTTGTACTTCGGAAACTATAAGATGATCGAACGCTTCCTAATCGCACTGGTGTTGTTAATGAGCGTCTCTTTTTTAATTACCGCCGTATTAACAAGGCCGGACATTTCCGAAGTAATAAAACGTTTATTCGTTCCTACCTTTCCGGAAGAAAGCTGGTTAACTATCATAGCACTTGTAGGGACAACGGTCGTGCCGTATAATCTATTTTTACACGCTTCCCTGGTACGCGAGAAATGGGAGAGTACTACCCACTTAAAAGCTGCCAGAATGGACACCTATGTTTCGATTCTTTTGGGTGGTCTGGTATCTTTGTCCATTATAGTTTGTGCAGCCGCAGTACCAACTTCCGATATCTCTAACGCTGCAGATCTTGCCATTGCACTCGAACCTCTATATGGGGATTATGCTGTTTATTTACTAAGTATTGGTCTATTTGCAGCCGGGATCACTTCTGCTATCACCGCTCCTTTGGCTGCCGCTTATGTGGCTCGAGAATGTTTTGGTTGGGAGGCGAACTTAAGATCGGTAAAATTCCGTGCCGTGTGGATAGTAATACTTTTACTGGGTGTGATATTTTCTTCCCTCAGTTTTAGCCCTATAGAAGTGATTAGGGTAGCCCAGGTGGCAAACGGCTTACTACTTCCTATAATTGCCGGATTTCTTCTGTGGATCGTTAACAGGAAGAATGTTTTAGGTTCTTTCGTCAATAGTAAATTTCAGAATATACTTGGAGTGATCATTTTACTTGCCTCTGTTTTCCTGGGTATTATGAGTCTGATAAAAGTGTATAACAGCCTATGA
- a CDS encoding sensor histidine kinase, with protein MERIETQQKFEKELTDAQLEIQEQTLKNIAWELHDNVGQLLSVANIQLNMLQANVSPEFSPQIKETKDVVTATVQEVRALSKTLNTDVIQHNGLIASVRTELERFNRLNFLHAELKIEGEEKFIRSEDEIIIFRILQEFFSNVIKHAKANILFVFLCYREKELEITVEDDGTGFDTSVNRDSSGLHNMKSRANLLGARYELASQPGKGTKLNLVYPLKS; from the coding sequence ATGGAACGGATCGAAACACAACAAAAATTCGAAAAAGAGCTAACAGATGCCCAACTGGAAATTCAGGAACAAACCCTTAAGAACATTGCCTGGGAACTTCATGATAATGTTGGGCAGTTACTTTCGGTGGCAAATATTCAGCTGAATATGCTCCAGGCAAATGTTTCGCCCGAATTCAGTCCGCAGATAAAGGAAACCAAGGACGTGGTCACTGCTACGGTTCAGGAGGTTAGGGCACTGTCTAAGACCCTAAATACCGATGTGATCCAACACAATGGCTTGATCGCATCTGTGCGAACCGAGTTGGAACGATTTAACCGACTTAATTTCTTGCATGCCGAGCTTAAGATAGAAGGAGAGGAAAAGTTTATTAGAAGTGAAGATGAGATCATTATCTTCAGAATCCTGCAGGAATTTTTTTCAAATGTGATAAAACACGCAAAAGCCAATATTTTATTCGTATTTTTATGTTATCGCGAGAAGGAGCTGGAGATAACTGTGGAGGATGATGGTACAGGATTCGATACGTCTGTAAATCGCGATAGTTCGGGACTGCACAATATGAAGAGTAGGGCTAATTTGCTTGGAGCGCGCTACGAATTAGCATCCCAACCTGGTAAAGGAACAAAACTAAACTTAGTATATCCCTTAAAGTCATGA
- the panB gene encoding 3-methyl-2-oxobutanoate hydroxymethyltransferase: MSVAKKEYKRITTKTLVDMKQNREKISMLTAYDYTMAKIVDSAGVDVILVGDSASNVMAGHETTLPITLDQMIYHASAVIRAVKRSLVVVDIPFGSYQSDPKEALRSAIRIMKESGAHAIKIEGGREIKESAKRILNAGIPVMGHLGLTPQSIYKFGTYTVRAKEDEEAEKLKEDAKILEKCGCFAIVLEKVPAKLAAEVASELTIPIIGIGAGGGVDGQVLVTHDMIGMTHEFNPRFLRRYLDLYAEMTKAFTQYIDDVKSKDFPNEEEQY, from the coding sequence ATGTCAGTAGCTAAGAAAGAATACAAGCGAATCACTACCAAGACCCTGGTGGATATGAAGCAAAATAGGGAGAAGATCTCTATGCTTACAGCCTACGATTACACCATGGCCAAGATCGTAGACAGTGCAGGCGTAGATGTGATCCTGGTTGGCGATTCTGCCTCGAACGTTATGGCCGGGCATGAAACCACACTTCCCATAACCCTGGATCAGATGATCTATCACGCGTCTGCCGTAATACGAGCTGTGAAGCGAAGCTTGGTTGTGGTAGATATTCCCTTCGGAAGTTACCAGAGTGACCCTAAGGAAGCGCTGCGATCTGCTATACGCATCATGAAGGAAAGTGGAGCCCATGCTATTAAAATTGAAGGTGGCCGGGAAATCAAGGAGTCGGCTAAGCGAATTTTAAACGCAGGAATCCCGGTTATGGGGCACCTCGGACTCACACCACAATCGATCTATAAGTTTGGTACGTATACAGTAAGAGCCAAAGAAGACGAGGAAGCCGAAAAGTTAAAAGAAGATGCAAAGATCCTCGAAAAATGTGGTTGTTTTGCTATTGTTTTGGAGAAAGTACCTGCAAAATTAGCCGCGGAAGTGGCTTCCGAACTAACCATACCAATTATTGGGATTGGTGCCGGAGGAGGCGTGGATGGCCAGGTGCTGGTAACACACGATATGATTGGGATGACCCACGAGTTCAACCCCAGGTTCCTGAGAAGATACCTCGATCTTTATGCCGAAATGACCAAAGCCTTCACCCAGTATATCGACGATGTGAAAAGTAAGGATTTCCCAAACGAGGAAGAACAGTATTAA
- a CDS encoding 5-oxoprolinase subunit C family protein — translation MIEVQHPGMYSSIQDLGRYGFRKYGVPISGFMDEASAVKGNVLLGNDPNCAVLEFANAGPKLFFTKPAIIAVTGASFNIMLDGKEMNPNRAVLVNSNSVLEMGKAYKGVWGYLAIKGGITANVVLGSRSYFKGLTREEKLKKGDIIEISTLSESSSQEVSWGEQLPDMDLYRTIPVTEGPEFHTLSSAIRLKITDATYVISPQSNRMAYLLDHTEPISAKEIVTAPVQPGIVQLTPSGKMLVLMKDAQTTGGYSRIFHLNEKATQQIAQLRPGEEVRFKLV, via the coding sequence ATGATTGAGGTTCAACATCCTGGAATGTACAGTTCTATTCAGGACCTGGGGCGATATGGCTTTCGTAAATACGGGGTTCCTATAAGTGGGTTTATGGATGAAGCCTCGGCGGTTAAGGGTAATGTTTTGTTGGGCAACGATCCCAATTGCGCTGTATTGGAATTTGCCAATGCGGGTCCGAAGTTGTTTTTCACAAAACCTGCGATCATAGCTGTAACAGGAGCCTCGTTTAATATCATGTTAGATGGTAAGGAAATGAATCCCAATCGCGCAGTACTTGTAAATTCTAACAGCGTGCTGGAAATGGGTAAAGCCTATAAAGGTGTGTGGGGATACCTGGCAATAAAAGGCGGGATCACTGCCAACGTCGTTTTAGGTAGCAGGAGCTACTTTAAAGGCTTGACCAGAGAGGAAAAACTTAAAAAGGGAGATATAATCGAAATTTCTACCTTATCTGAAAGCTCTTCACAGGAAGTAAGCTGGGGAGAACAACTGCCTGATATGGATCTGTACCGCACGATCCCAGTCACAGAAGGCCCCGAATTTCATACTTTGTCTTCGGCTATTCGTTTAAAGATCACCGATGCAACCTACGTGATCTCCCCTCAAAGTAACCGCATGGCGTATTTATTAGACCATACTGAACCAATCTCGGCTAAAGAGATCGTGACCGCTCCGGTCCAGCCCGGGATAGTGCAATTAACCCCTTCGGGAAAAATGCTCGTGCTCATGAAAGATGCGCAGACAACGGGAGGATATTCTCGTATATTTCATTTAAATGAAAAAGCGACCCAACAAATAGCACAGTTAAGGCCAGGGGAAGAGGTTCGTTTTAAACTAGTTTAA
- the pxpB gene encoding 5-oxoprolinase subunit PxpB, protein MKQWKVHNFGDHAILIEWPEDLPLDQRREILEMDHFIEEQYQKVVLETVPSYRSLAIYLNKGVDVKVFIAELNEIDIIPGHNISSTRLVHLPVCYDKEFAPDIDLVASENGLTSEEVIQLHSNGNYRVEFIGFLPGFPYLTGLDARLFTPRLSNPRPRITAGSIGIGGKQTGVYTMESPGGWNIIGRSPIKFFSALEKPPSLLRPGDLVKFRAIDRSTFDKIVMQVTQGNYSLEINTHD, encoded by the coding sequence ATGAAGCAGTGGAAGGTACATAACTTTGGTGATCATGCTATTCTCATTGAATGGCCGGAAGATCTTCCTTTAGATCAGCGGCGTGAGATACTTGAAATGGACCATTTTATAGAAGAGCAGTATCAGAAAGTGGTTCTGGAAACAGTACCTTCTTACCGTTCTTTAGCAATTTATCTGAATAAGGGGGTTGATGTCAAGGTTTTTATTGCTGAATTGAATGAAATTGACATTATTCCAGGTCACAACATAAGTTCTACGAGACTGGTACATCTCCCGGTTTGTTACGATAAAGAATTTGCACCCGATATAGATTTAGTCGCTTCCGAAAATGGGCTAACAAGTGAGGAAGTAATTCAGTTGCATTCTAATGGCAACTACCGGGTAGAATTTATAGGGTTCTTACCCGGGTTTCCATATTTAACGGGGCTTGACGCACGGCTGTTCACACCGCGACTTTCCAACCCTCGTCCAAGGATAACTGCAGGCTCCATAGGGATTGGGGGAAAACAAACGGGGGTTTACACCATGGAATCTCCCGGAGGTTGGAATATTATAGGGCGGAGTCCCATTAAATTCTTCTCTGCCCTGGAGAAACCTCCTTCTTTATTACGGCCGGGGGATCTGGTAAAGTTTCGCGCGATCGATCGGTCAACATTCGATAAAATAGTAATGCAAGTAACCCAGGGAAATTATTCTCTAGAAATCAATACGCATGATTGA
- a CDS encoding patatin-like phospholipase domain-containing protein, which translates to MPNDQNPKSFWKKAGLILSNVITYLSGVFASVVKFTKASILSLIIIVIVLLLLTKMDQAFTMFVDLIEVKGIKWGLFFSFFMINALALALSHYPIYNYYAANLNNSSKFTIWEELYPFKGTWPKFPFKFYKFFKVFIFHEKTGGTYKKDDRAHYLRYSIGLLIHAVWIFFIIKTFLPKFNLTEAQATTTIWIFWALCFVPLLHYIYLRRAVNKAKKDSNTTGIYKRLAYRFSLLLTVTFILVITCLVYDAMFSRIGFFILVLTCYLFMFNYLYFRLLRTKLADITDILKQSGFKPVLWGMQLLKYLLYRSEHYLLLFSFNFLFSITIIIWTTIMALQVGDLPNGTPILLAFFYAYYFIIAAIGKFFFAYNKIREQKSKKNTLPDGHSVRFKILCVSLFLILLLFIIGMFTETHTHELDLVNRNNTEDITQDEFLSAVSKMDGNSVFFIASHGGGLKSNAWTLHVLEKLHAETHGKLMDRTVALSGASGGSLGLALYTGLSKELSGNLSSDMKLLKSRIDNISEGNYTSSDLAFTFGLDSFRKLWLLNGDYSLRDRPYYAMMKYQNYVEDTRLTQLSKQPFRSFWKDVYKKHGYFPSLIMNTASTTGRRGILWSVKANKFDSIFHFSEDLAELEAYNGNGKNAIPKTLSYYEAVSTTNRFPVFSPAAKIPGYGHYIDAGAIDNSGMLGCLDLYLYLQAQNNFTFFQNKKVVFIEIINSKTLYLDDLLKRIEKNRIEKDENETDNIIADLQTALNLDKIPGYVSDFVDGYSQIELIKIFMPHKVTIGDVEDYLNGNMKNKEQRIELNEKLIAHNNYLDSITEAGHGSGDRNKFFKKWRTYEPTLSRHLSESSLQFIEDVLDHEHISEKMERIKTLVGN; encoded by the coding sequence ATGCCCAATGATCAAAATCCCAAATCATTTTGGAAGAAAGCCGGCTTAATTCTCTCTAATGTGATCACTTATCTGTCCGGAGTTTTTGCTTCGGTAGTTAAATTTACCAAAGCTTCCATTTTAAGCCTCATCATTATCGTAATCGTCCTGTTACTACTTACAAAAATGGACCAGGCGTTCACCATGTTTGTAGACCTCATTGAAGTAAAAGGAATTAAATGGGGACTCTTCTTTTCCTTTTTTATGATCAATGCCCTCGCCCTGGCACTCTCGCATTATCCTATCTATAACTATTACGCCGCCAATCTCAATAACAGCTCGAAGTTTACAATCTGGGAGGAGCTTTATCCCTTTAAGGGAACCTGGCCTAAATTTCCGTTTAAATTTTATAAATTCTTTAAGGTCTTTATCTTCCATGAAAAAACCGGTGGCACCTATAAGAAGGATGACAGGGCACACTATCTACGATACTCCATTGGCCTGCTTATCCATGCTGTTTGGATCTTTTTCATCATTAAGACCTTTCTACCTAAATTCAATTTAACCGAAGCCCAGGCCACCACCACGATCTGGATATTCTGGGCCTTATGCTTTGTTCCGCTGCTGCATTATATTTATCTAAGAAGGGCCGTGAACAAAGCCAAAAAGGATTCTAATACAACCGGCATCTATAAAAGACTTGCTTACCGCTTTTCTCTTCTCCTCACGGTTACCTTCATTCTTGTGATCACGTGCCTGGTATACGATGCGATGTTTAGCAGGATAGGATTTTTTATCCTGGTTCTAACCTGTTATTTATTCATGTTTAATTACCTGTATTTCCGGTTACTGAGAACTAAACTGGCTGATATCACAGATATCCTGAAACAATCCGGGTTTAAACCGGTTCTTTGGGGAATGCAGCTTTTAAAGTACTTACTTTACCGCTCCGAACATTATTTGCTGCTATTTAGTTTCAATTTCCTGTTTTCGATCACCATTATTATATGGACTACCATTATGGCGCTTCAGGTTGGCGATCTTCCCAACGGCACCCCTATCTTACTCGCCTTTTTCTACGCCTATTATTTTATCATTGCCGCAATAGGGAAATTCTTTTTTGCCTATAATAAGATCCGCGAACAAAAGAGTAAAAAGAATACATTGCCGGACGGTCATTCTGTGCGCTTCAAAATACTATGTGTTTCGCTGTTTTTGATTTTGCTTTTATTTATTATTGGAATGTTTACCGAGACACATACTCATGAACTGGACCTCGTAAACCGTAACAATACCGAAGACATCACACAGGATGAGTTTTTATCGGCCGTTAGTAAGATGGACGGTAACAGCGTTTTTTTTATAGCCTCCCACGGAGGGGGATTGAAATCGAATGCCTGGACCTTACACGTCCTTGAAAAACTCCACGCCGAAACCCATGGTAAATTAATGGATCGCACTGTAGCACTTTCGGGAGCTTCGGGTGGATCCCTGGGTTTAGCCCTATATACAGGACTCTCTAAAGAGTTATCCGGAAATTTATCTTCGGATATGAAATTATTAAAATCGAGAATAGATAATATTTCTGAAGGCAATTATACCTCATCCGATCTCGCTTTTACCTTCGGACTCGATTCTTTCAGAAAACTATGGTTACTAAATGGAGATTACTCGCTTAGAGACCGCCCTTATTACGCCATGATGAAGTACCAAAATTATGTTGAAGATACCAGGCTCACGCAATTATCCAAGCAACCCTTCAGAAGTTTCTGGAAGGATGTTTACAAGAAACATGGCTACTTTCCATCTTTAATTATGAATACTGCTTCTACTACAGGTCGGAGAGGTATACTGTGGTCTGTAAAGGCCAATAAATTTGATAGTATTTTTCATTTTTCTGAAGATCTGGCCGAATTGGAAGCTTATAATGGAAATGGGAAGAATGCGATTCCGAAGACATTATCATATTACGAAGCTGTTTCTACCACAAACCGATTTCCTGTGTTTAGCCCGGCAGCAAAAATACCCGGCTATGGTCACTATATAGATGCCGGTGCTATTGACAATAGCGGTATGTTGGGATGTCTGGATCTATACCTCTATCTCCAGGCACAGAACAACTTTACATTTTTTCAGAATAAAAAAGTGGTTTTCATTGAAATCATAAATAGTAAAACACTCTATCTGGACGACCTCTTAAAACGAATCGAAAAGAACAGGATCGAGAAGGATGAGAACGAAACCGACAATATTATAGCCGATCTGCAAACTGCTCTGAATCTTGACAAGATCCCGGGATATGTAAGTGATTTTGTGGATGGATACAGTCAAATAGAACTTATCAAGATATTTATGCCGCACAAGGTAACTATTGGTGATGTTGAAGATTATCTCAATGGTAATATGAAGAATAAGGAGCAACGTATAGAATTAAACGAGAAGTTGATCGCTCATAATAATTATCTGGATAGCATCACCGAAGCCGGGCATGGCTCGGGCGATCGAAATAAGTTCTTCAAAAAGTGGCGGACCTATGAACCCACCTTATCCAGGCATTTAAGTGAAAGCAGCCTTCAATTTATCGAAGATGTGCTGGATCACGAACATATTTCCGAAAAGATGGAAAGAATAAAAACCCTGGTAGGTAATTAG
- a CDS encoding RluA family pseudouridine synthase, which produces MVVNKRPGDIVQGDKTGDKPLSEVAKEYIASKYNKPGAVFLGVVHRLDRPTSGIVVFARTSKALSRLNKLFSERETEKVYWAVVENAPPNTQEKLVHFMKRNQKQNKSYAHEKEVPESKKAILSYKLLRSLDNYFLLEVELETGRHHQIRSQLAAIGCCIKGDLKYGAKRSNKDGSIHLHARSLTFIHPVKKEELTITAAPPQDAIWNACLRSL; this is translated from the coding sequence TTGGTTGTAAACAAGAGGCCGGGTGATATTGTTCAGGGTGACAAGACCGGAGACAAACCCTTATCTGAAGTTGCTAAGGAGTATATCGCTTCAAAATACAATAAGCCGGGTGCCGTTTTCTTGGGAGTGGTTCACCGGCTGGATCGCCCCACCAGTGGTATTGTGGTTTTTGCCCGAACATCTAAGGCTTTATCGCGATTAAACAAATTATTTTCGGAAAGAGAAACAGAAAAAGTATACTGGGCTGTTGTGGAAAATGCCCCACCAAACACTCAGGAGAAGTTGGTTCATTTTATGAAAAGGAATCAGAAGCAAAATAAATCCTACGCCCATGAAAAAGAAGTCCCGGAGAGTAAAAAGGCTATACTAAGCTATAAGTTATTACGTAGCCTGGATAACTATTTTCTTCTGGAGGTGGAACTTGAAACCGGGAGACATCACCAGATCCGCTCTCAATTAGCTGCTATTGGTTGTTGTATAAAAGGAGATCTGAAATACGGTGCCAAACGCAGTAACAAAGACGGGAGCATCCACTTGCACGCCAGAAGTCTAACGTTTATACATCCGGTGAAAAAAGAAGAATTAACGATCACGGCGGCTCCGCCGCAAGATGCTATCTGGAATGCCTGCCTTAGATCTTTATGA
- a CDS encoding nuclear transport factor 2 family protein, with product MKFLVYLSLLLSSFFISAQDNFTEANARGVIDLFFEGFHEGDTVKMRSVMAENLPTQTVFATKDGMNMIQDGTGSDLLKAISTRPEDQNWDERLLDYKVQIDGNLAHVWTPYEFWYNGQFSHCGANAFTLAKFDEGWKIVHLIDSRRRSSCKEE from the coding sequence ATGAAATTCCTTGTATACTTGTCATTGTTGCTTTCTTCTTTTTTCATTTCCGCCCAGGATAATTTTACCGAAGCAAATGCCCGGGGTGTGATCGATCTTTTTTTCGAGGGATTTCATGAAGGTGACACCGTAAAGATGAGATCGGTGATGGCCGAAAATCTCCCTACCCAAACTGTTTTTGCTACCAAAGATGGAATGAACATGATTCAGGATGGTACTGGTAGTGATCTGTTGAAAGCTATAAGCACCCGGCCTGAAGACCAGAATTGGGACGAGCGCCTGCTGGATTATAAAGTACAGATCGATGGTAACCTGGCACATGTTTGGACCCCTTACGAGTTTTGGTATAACGGGCAGTTTAGTCATTGTGGAGCCAATGCGTTTACGCTGGCGAAATTTGACGAAGGCTGGAAGATCGTTCACCTTATCGATTCGCGAAGAAGAAGCAGTTGTAAAGAAGAGTAG